The Grus americana isolate bGruAme1 chromosome 8, bGruAme1.mat, whole genome shotgun sequence genome includes a region encoding these proteins:
- the GORAB gene encoding RAB6-interacting golgin isoform X2 gives MAGAWFGFSQEELRRLQGQRPDLYEPSEQQHRSHIVNKNRKQSQREKALQQQCQKLGLQGGAASVPPEQLLSVPKHKPCHPQQPVPPPHPPSGGDQRQSDHRDKQKEVTAVEPCNGSDNAQTRPAKPNPKVEKKKVELQEKSRWEILQQEQRLIEEKNKRKKALLAKAIAERSKRTQAETVKLKRIQKELQALDDMVSADIGILRNRIDQASLDYSYAR, from the exons ATGGCCGGGGCCTGGTTCGGCTTCTCGCAGGAGGAGCTGCGGCGCCTGCAGGGCCAGCGCCCAG ACTTGTATGAACCCTCGGAGCAGCAGCATCGCTCCCACATTGTGAATAAGAATCGGAAGCAATCACAACGAGAAAAGGCCCTCCAGCAGCAATGTCAGAAGCTGGGACTGCAGGGTGGAGCAGCCTCTGTTCCTCCTGAGCAGTTGCTTTCTGTACCAAAACACAAGCCTTGTCATCCTCAGCAGCCTGTGCCACCACCTCATCCTCCTTCAGGAGGAGATCAAAGGCAAAGTGACCACCGAGACAAGCAGAAGGAAGTGACAGCGGTAGAGCCCTGTAATGGCAGTGACAATGCCCAGACCCGCCCTGCCAAGCCAAACCCCaaagtggagaaaaagaaagtggaatT gcaggaaaaatCGCGATGGGAAATCCTCCAGCAAGAGCAGCGGCTGATAGAAGAGAAGAATAAACGCAAGAAGGCACTCCTGGCCAAAGCTATTGCTGAGAG ATCCAAAAGAACTCAAGCTGAAACAGTGAAACTAAAAAGGATTCAGAAGGAGTTACAAGCTCTGGATGACATGGTATCTGCTGACATTGGCATTCTGCGGAACCGCATTGATCAGGCCAGCTTGGACTATTCCTATGCCCGGTAA